One segment of Trichlorobacter ammonificans DNA contains the following:
- a CDS encoding KpsF/GutQ family sugar-phosphate isomerase, with amino-acid sequence MGILDEARKVIDAEARAVAALTHRLDSSFEQAVRLILASPGRVVVSGMGKSGLIGQKIASTMASTGTPAFFLHPAEGIHGDLGMIMKGDVVIAISNSGETDELLRILPVVKRLGASLVALSGRPDSTLARTADIHLDVSVAEEACPLGLAPTSSTTATLAMGDALAVALLVERGFQAEDFALFHPGGALGKKLLLRVEDLMHRGDAIPLVYEATPMKEALFVITAKGLGVTGVTDDTGRLLGVITDGDLRRSLERGEDILQTTAGSLMRRGPKRIRRQELAAAALQLMERHAITSLFVFDNDTDAVPCGVLHLHDLLKAGIA; translated from the coding sequence ATGGGAATTCTCGACGAGGCGCGCAAGGTAATCGACGCCGAGGCCCGGGCCGTGGCCGCCCTGACGCACCGGCTCGACAGCTCGTTTGAACAGGCGGTGCGGCTGATCCTGGCCAGCCCGGGACGGGTGGTGGTGAGCGGCATGGGCAAGTCGGGGCTGATTGGCCAGAAGATCGCTTCCACCATGGCCTCCACCGGTACGCCGGCCTTCTTTCTCCATCCCGCCGAGGGGATCCACGGCGACCTGGGGATGATCATGAAGGGGGATGTGGTGATTGCCATTTCCAACAGCGGCGAGACCGATGAACTACTGCGCATTCTGCCGGTGGTGAAGCGGCTCGGCGCCAGCCTGGTCGCGCTCAGCGGCAGACCCGACTCCACCCTGGCCCGGACCGCCGATATTCACCTGGATGTATCGGTTGCCGAAGAGGCCTGTCCCCTGGGACTGGCCCCCACCTCCTCCACCACCGCCACCCTGGCCATGGGAGATGCCCTGGCCGTGGCCCTGCTGGTGGAACGGGGCTTCCAGGCCGAGGACTTCGCCCTGTTCCACCCCGGCGGCGCCCTGGGCAAGAAGCTGCTCCTGCGGGTGGAGGATCTGATGCACCGGGGAGACGCCATCCCGCTGGTGTACGAGGCGACCCCGATGAAGGAGGCGCTGTTCGTCATCACCGCCAAGGGGCTGGGGGTGACCGGGGTGACCGACGACACCGGCCGGCTGCTGGGGGTCATCACCGACGGCGACTTGCGCCGCTCCCTGGAACGGGGTGAGGATATTCTGCAGACCACGGCCGGCAGCCTGATGCGGCGGGGCCCGAAGCGGATCCGGCGTCAGGAACTGGCCGCCGCGGCCCTGCAGCTGATGGAGCGTCACGCCATCACCTCGCTGTTCGTGTTCGACAACGACACGGATGCCGTCCCCTGCGGCGTCCTCCACCTGCACGATCTCCTCAAGGCGGGCATCGCATGA
- a CDS encoding KdsC family phosphatase translates to MMEKLKHIELLILDVDGVMTDGRIVWDANGVETKFFNVKDGHGIKLVQRAGIQVGIISGRTSPVVDLRARELGIELVYQGSLQKLESYADMLRRTGLADHQVAYMGDDVIDVPVMRRVAFAAAPCDALPEVRAAAAFVSGCGGGMGAVRELCDLLLKGRGAWEELVVRRYDL, encoded by the coding sequence ATGATGGAGAAACTCAAACATATCGAGCTGCTGATCCTGGATGTGGACGGCGTCATGACCGACGGCCGGATCGTCTGGGACGCCAACGGGGTGGAGACCAAGTTCTTCAACGTCAAGGACGGCCACGGCATCAAGCTGGTGCAGCGGGCCGGCATCCAGGTGGGGATCATCAGCGGCCGTACCTCGCCGGTGGTGGACCTGCGAGCACGGGAACTGGGGATAGAACTGGTCTACCAGGGATCGCTGCAGAAGCTGGAAAGTTATGCGGACATGCTGCGGCGTACCGGCCTGGCGGACCACCAGGTGGCCTACATGGGGGACGACGTCATCGACGTGCCGGTGATGCGTCGGGTTGCGTTTGCCGCCGCCCCCTGCGACGCCCTGCCGGAAGTACGGGCGGCGGCAGCCTTTGTGTCGGGCTGCGGCGGCGGCATGGGGGCGGTGCGGGAGCTGTGCGATCTGCTGCTGAAAGGACGTGGTGCCTGGGAAGAACTGGTTGTCCGGCGCTACGATCTGTGA
- the lptA gene encoding lipopolysaccharide transport periplasmic protein LptA, producing MYNVDLLIRLLVAVLALLPAFSASAAEPSGRTDRSQMPITVTADHLQADNKGKKAIFSGRVVSRQQDVTIYADRLEIYYGEQSEEVDRIIAVGNVRIVQSDRIGTGGHAVYETRAGRITLTVNPRVTRGNDSITGNVITYHIDDERSVVDGGGSGRVEAVIHPKAGSAPRKSDDGSKR from the coding sequence ATGTACAACGTTGACCTGCTGATTCGCCTGCTCGTCGCCGTTTTGGCGCTGCTGCCGGCCTTCTCCGCGTCGGCGGCAGAGCCGTCCGGCCGCACGGACCGTTCGCAGATGCCGATCACGGTCACGGCCGACCATCTGCAGGCCGACAACAAGGGCAAGAAAGCCATCTTCAGCGGCCGGGTGGTTTCCCGCCAGCAGGATGTGACCATCTACGCCGACCGCCTGGAAATCTATTACGGCGAGCAGTCCGAGGAGGTGGACCGGATCATTGCCGTCGGCAATGTACGGATCGTGCAGAGCGACCGGATCGGCACCGGCGGCCATGCCGTCTACGAGACCAGGGCAGGCAGGATCACCCTCACCGTCAATCCGCGGGTAACCCGCGGCAACGACTCGATCACCGGCAACGTGATCACCTACCATATCGACGACGAACGCAGCGTGGTGGATGGCGGCGGCTCGGGACGGGTCGAGGCGGTGATCCATCCCAAGGCGGGCTCCGCCCCGCGGAAAAGCGATGATGGCAGCAAACGCTGA
- the lptC gene encoding LPS export ABC transporter periplasmic protein LptC: MSTAASKRIRQILAAVILGISAAIAGTVALKQFRSVPPDAPPRNSSPDIDMAMSRASFSEMRGNEKLWDLTAERAEYDKETGRVRLHLVRTEIHEGAAGGALLTSQTGLYDEPNRTVQMDGRVRIVTRRGMVLETDHLEYRPARGVVSTDRPVRVTDGRLTLTAVGMELILKDEQIRFRRQVHSVIEGYHVQR; encoded by the coding sequence ATGTCAACGGCGGCGTCCAAGCGGATCAGACAGATTCTGGCAGCGGTTATTCTGGGTATCAGCGCGGCCATCGCGGGAACGGTCGCCCTGAAGCAGTTCCGTTCGGTCCCGCCCGACGCACCTCCCCGGAACAGTTCCCCCGACATCGACATGGCCATGTCCCGCGCCTCCTTTTCGGAGATGCGGGGCAACGAGAAGCTCTGGGACCTGACCGCGGAGCGGGCGGAGTACGACAAGGAAACCGGTCGGGTCCGTCTGCACCTGGTGCGGACCGAAATCCACGAGGGTGCGGCGGGAGGGGCGCTGCTCACCTCGCAGACCGGTCTGTACGACGAACCGAACCGGACCGTACAGATGGACGGACGGGTCCGTATCGTTACCCGCCGGGGGATGGTACTTGAAACCGACCACCTGGAATACCGGCCCGCCCGGGGGGTGGTCAGCACGGACCGGCCGGTTCGGGTGACCGATGGTCGCCTGACCCTGACGGCGGTGGGGATGGAACTGATCCTGAAGGACGAGCAGATCCGGTTTCGCCGTCAGGTACATTCAGTGATCGAGGGATACCATGTACAACGTTGA
- the kdsA gene encoding 3-deoxy-8-phosphooctulonate synthase: MTKELSIGAVKIGGGRPLVLIAGPCVIEDESATLRHAERLMTICNGLSLPLVFKASYDKANRTSAAAFRGPGLDEGLRILQKVRDSLGIPVLSDIHSIEQVAPAAQVLDVLQIPAFLCRQTDLVTAAARTGKTVNVKKGQFLAPWDMKNVVGKVAAAGNENIILTERGASFGYNNLVVDMRSLPVMRAFGYPVVFDATHSVQLPGGQGDSSGGQREFVEYLSRAAVATGIDGIFMEVHEDPAVARCDGPNSIPLAELPALLKKLQAIDAVARS, translated from the coding sequence ATGACCAAAGAACTTTCCATCGGAGCCGTGAAGATCGGCGGCGGCCGTCCCCTGGTGCTGATCGCCGGCCCCTGTGTCATCGAAGACGAATCAGCCACCCTGCGCCATGCGGAACGGCTCATGACCATCTGCAACGGCCTTTCCCTGCCGCTGGTGTTCAAGGCATCCTACGACAAGGCCAACCGCACCTCGGCTGCCGCCTTCCGCGGTCCCGGCCTGGACGAGGGACTGCGTATCCTGCAGAAAGTCCGCGACTCCCTGGGGATTCCGGTGCTGTCCGACATCCACTCCATTGAGCAGGTGGCGCCGGCGGCCCAGGTGCTGGACGTGCTGCAGATTCCTGCTTTTCTCTGCCGCCAGACCGACCTGGTGACGGCCGCAGCCCGCACCGGCAAGACGGTGAACGTCAAGAAGGGGCAGTTCCTGGCCCCCTGGGACATGAAGAACGTGGTGGGCAAGGTCGCCGCCGCCGGTAACGAGAATATCATCCTCACCGAGCGGGGTGCCTCCTTCGGCTACAACAACCTGGTGGTGGACATGCGTTCCCTGCCGGTGATGAGGGCTTTCGGCTACCCGGTGGTCTTTGACGCCACCCACAGCGTCCAGCTTCCGGGCGGCCAGGGGGACAGCTCCGGCGGCCAGCGGGAGTTCGTTGAGTACCTCTCCCGCGCCGCCGTGGCCACCGGCATCGACGGCATCTTCATGGAGGTGCATGAGGATCCGGCCGTGGCCCGCTGCGACGGCCCCAACTCCATACCACTGGCGGAGCTGCCGGCACTGCTCAAGAAGCTGCAGGCCATCGACGCCGTGGCCCGGAGCTGA